A DNA window from Helianthus annuus cultivar XRQ/B chromosome 15, HanXRQr2.0-SUNRISE, whole genome shotgun sequence contains the following coding sequences:
- the LOC110937469 gene encoding uncharacterized protein LOC110937469 isoform X1, translating to MNIEKRSKANNDRPQAKKMNPEIESDEDFEGPISTLIKIKKNRKRLVIQESSEDDDFVMPPPKKKKHEKKEDKRKSKILTKKHSKKGQQPKTEHREFFKYSNEAILLRCQPNSYMDIVRRFSKKQIDDVRDMGFGVILDININHISTRLAYWLVRNFDEKFDKLNVGNHQIKITSNTVYEVFGLPKGPKKVEIIADKRKVKKQDKIEKSQEPGNAVRDTFIRQWGQNARLTHGLIANTMENQRDGGSLFKLNFLVYWMTFFAEITKATLANDRCLLSVEDVEEIKNLDWCSYLLETLRRTRAGWKNYKIQFVGHVAFLTLLYTHEYNKKLNLFEKAVEMPVIRYITSSEIDKSKNIFRITDLYGYQVRVKKKKKVKKKMKKKMKKRMKKKRVLRRMIIHYDHRLTRR from the exons ATGAATATTGAGAAAAGAAGCAAAGCAAACAACGACAGACCACAAGCGAAGAAGATGAATCCAG AAATAGAATCTGATGAAGACTTTGAAGGACCAATATCAACTctgataaaaattaaaaagaatagAAAGAGATTGGTGATTCAAGAAAGTTCAGAAGATGATGATTTTGTTATGCCACCCCCAAAAAAGAAAAAACATGAGAAGAAAGAAGATAAAAGGAAATCAAAGATACTCACAAAAAAACATTCAAAAAAGGGGCAACAGCCTAAAACAGAACATAGAGAGTTTTTCAAATACAGCAATGAAGCAATACTGCTGAGATGCCAACCTAACTCATATATGGATATTGTTAGAAGATTTTCAAAAAAACAGATAGATGATGTTAGGGATATGGGGTTTGGAGTTATTCTTGATATCAACATCAACCATATTTCGACAAGATTGGCGTATTGGCTAGTGAGAAACTTTGATGAGAAGTTCGATAAGCTAAACGTAGGAAACCACCAAATAAAAATAACATCGAACACAGTTTATGAGGTATTTGGATTACCAAAAGGTCCAAAGAAGGTTGAAATAATAGCCGATAAGAGAAAAGTCAAAAAGcaagacaaaattgaaaaaagtcAAGAACCGGGAAATGCGGTCCGGGATACATTCATCCGCCAGTGGGGACAAAACGCGAGACTTACCCATGGCTTAATAGCAAATACAATGGAAAATCAAAGAGACGGAGGGAGtctgtttaaattaaatttccTTGTATACTGGATGACTttctttgcagaaattacaaAGGCAACACTTGCAAATGATAGATGTTTGCTCAGTGTAGAAGATGTTGAGGAAATAAAAAATCTAGATTGGTGCTCATATCTACTCGAAACCTTGCGCCGGACACGAGCGGGCTGGAAGAACTATAAGATACAGTTCGTAGGACATGTTGCCTTTCTTACG CTTCTTTACACGCATGAATACAACAAAAAGCTTAACCTGTTTGAGAAAGCCGTGGAGATGCCTGTTATTCGTTATATAACATCTTCAGAGATTGATAAGTCGAAGAACATATTTCGGATAACGGACCTCTATGGATATCAAGTgagagtgaagaagaagaagaaagtgaagaagaaaatgaagaagaaaatgaagaaaagaatgaagaagaagaggGTCCTCCGGAGGATGATTATACACTACGACCACCGGTTGACACGACGATAA
- the LOC110937469 gene encoding uncharacterized protein LOC110937469 isoform X2, giving the protein MNACKEWDQTLQNNPICLPPEPVQEHEPAASPVHQEPENPASEVHHEVATNKEGREDEEAQKVISSVLVQLASEGTVQPDDGGVTDTLIAKIQTVEPGVYAYQTTANETGENETVVEETVNLAESTQKVQEEMPEKDPQQLDTDVEVEKEMEPECPQVTAEELHSVELVLSIGPTLEEDKGKKQTRGRKTTKPKQVPKQVIPKGLNELLYKTIEQAKIRGEKRCADLGDKFCSPYCNRVVNMHEALLTQELSVIRFTFATFAGLQEEFYRSKTEVATFKAVFESFFREQYVASNGIDAFVDILNLEEKKRDRKSSPHRFFLYSTMMPSICYDEEKYIDNQ; this is encoded by the exons ATGAATGCTTGTAAGGAGTGGGATCAAACGCTTCAAAATAATCCCATCTGTCTGCCACCTGAACCGGTACAAGAGCATGAACCTGCAGCCTCTCCTGTTCATCAAGAACCTGAAAACCCAGCTTCTGAGGTTCATCATGAAGTTGCTACAAACAAAGAAGGTAGAGAGGATGAAGAAGCACAAAAAGTAATATCCAGTGTTTTGGTACAATTGGCATCAGAAG GTACAGTGCAACCAGATGATGGAGGAGTCACAGACACCCTTATTGCAAAAATTCAAACAGTGGAACCGGGTGTATATGCTTACCAAACAACTGCCAATG AAACTGGTGAAAATGAAACTGTTGTCGAAGAGACAGTGAACTTGGCAGAATCTACACAAAAAGTACAGGAAGAAATGCCGGAAAAAGACCCCCAACAACTCGATACGGacgttgaagttgaaaaggaaATGGAACCTGAATGCCCTCAGGTAACTGCTGAAGAATTGCATTCAGTTGAGTTGGTTTTGAGCATAGGACCAACATTGGAAGAAGATAAAGGAAAAAAACAAACTAGAGGGAGAAAAACCACAAAGCCAAAGCAAGTTCCAAAACAAGTTATACCAAAAGGGTTAAACGAACTGCTTTATAAGACAATAGAACAAGCAAAAATAAGAGGTGAAAAAAGATGTGCAGATCTTGGAGACAAATTTTGTTCACCTTACTGCAATAGAGTGGTGAACATGCATGAAGCACTCTTGACCCAAGAATTAAGTGTGATCCGCTTCACATTTGCTACCTTTGCAGGCTTGCA AGAAGAGTTTTACCGATCCAAAACTGAGGTTGCAACATTCAAAGCTGtgtttgaaagcttcttcagggAACAATACGTAGCATCGAACGGAATAGATGCATTTGTAGATATTCTAAACCTTGAAGAAAAGAAAAGGGATAGAAAATCATCACCACACAGATTCTTCTTGTATTCCACAATGATG CCGAGTATCTGTTACGACGAGGAGAAATACATAGACAACCAATGA